The segment CGGCGGCACGTCGGACTCACGAGCCGCAATCTCATCGGCAAGCGCCACGATGGCCTGCAACGATTCCCATCGCTCACGAACAGCACCTGCAGTCTCAGGCGGGTGCTCGCTCCAGCCGAGCGACCCGAGAACGTCGCGGACATTCTGGCCGATCGGTTCGCCAGGTGCGACCGAACGCGCGGCGCCGCGAATCAGCAGCATCGCCTCGCGCACTTCCTTACGGGAGAAGAACCGCTCACCGCCGCGGACCAGGTAACCCACGCCGGCGGCGGCAAGGGACTGCTCAAGAGCAGCGCTCTGGGCGTTCGTCCGGTACAGGATGGCGATCGAACTTGCAGGCGTACCGCTGTCGACTTCCTGGCGCACCAGCCGGGCGATGCCGGTCGCCTCGGCCTCATCGTCAGGAAATTCCTTGAAGACCGGCTGAGGGCCGGACTCCCGCGCCGCGATGAGTTCAAGGCGGCCGAGTCCGGACGCCGTTGCGAGGAGCCGGTTGGCCAGGGAGACGACCTGGGGAGTTGACCGATAGTCGCGCACCAGCTTGACCAGGGTCGCGTTGTCGAACCTGCGGGTGAAGCCGAGCAGGTGCTCCGGGCTGGCACCGGTGAATGAGTAAATGGTCTGGCTGGCGTCGCCGACAACACACAGATCGTCACGGTCGCCCAGCCACAGGTCAAGCAGGCGCTGCTGGAGCAGGGAAACGTCCTGGTACTCGTCGACGACGAAGTGCCGGTACTGCGAGCGCACCGTTCTGGCGATGTCCTCGTGGTCAGTGAGGATACCGGCCATCAGCAGCAGGACATCCTCGAAGTCAAGCACTCCCCTGTCGATCTTGACCTCTTCGTAGACCCGAAGCAGTGAGGTCATCGTTGCAACATCGAGCCCCGCCGGCATTGGACGGTGCTTCTTCGCAACCGCTGCGGCATAGGTCGCGTCGGTCAGCATGGAGACCTTGGCCCATTCAAGTTCCGCAGCAAGATCGCGGATCGTCGCCCTGTCGGTATTGATCCGCAGCCGGTGCCCGGCTTCCGCTAGCAGCGGAGCCTTGTGCTCGGCCAGTCGCGGGATCGACCCGCCAATCGCCTGAGGCCAAAAGTACTGCAGCTGGCGCAAAGCGGCGGAATGGAAGGTGCGCGCCTGCACAGTCGGGGCTCCCAGCTCCCTGAGCCGGGACCGCATCTCACCGGCCGCGCGAGCGGTGAAGGTGACGGCAAGGACTTCGGTTGGCTTATAGATCCCGGAGGCTACCCCGTAGGCGATCCGGTGCGTCATCGCCCGAGTTTTGCCGGTGCCAGCGCCCGCCAGAACACAAACCGGACCGTTGAGCGCGGTGGCGACCTCCCGCTGTTCGGGATCGAGCGCTTCGAGAAGTCGATCAGGGGTCACGGAAGCGGCCGGCCCAGCCAGGTCTCGATCAACTGATGGGCAATTGACGCCGCGCCCGGCAACTCAATTTCTCCCGAGGCCGCGGCGGCGAATAGCTCGCCCCGGGTGAACCAGCGCGCATCGAGAATCTCCACACCGTCGATTGCGATCTCGGTTGATTCGGCAGAGGCGAAGAAGCCCAGCATCAGCGAGGACGGAAACGGCCAGGGCTGCGATCCGAGGTAGCGCGGGTCGGTTACCACAACGCCGGTTTCTTCGAAGACCTCACGGATAACCGCCGATTCCAACGATTCCCCAGGTTCCACGAATCCGGCCAGGGTGGAATAGCGGTTCGACGGGAACAGTGCGTTGTGCGCCAGCAGGATCCGTTCCTCGCCGTCATCACCGACCGGGTGGATGACGGCCATGATCACGGCTGGATCGGTACGCGGAAAATGTTCGCTGTTGTCGGCTGGATCCCGCCGGACCCATCCGCCCTGCTCGGGGATTGTCGGCGTACCGGTGCGGGGGCTGAACTGGTGGGTGCGATGCCAGTTACTGACCGCGACGAGTTCGGTCAGCGCGCCGATGTCGCGATCGGAAAGCTCCGTGGCGAGGTCGCGCAGCGCGCGCCATGATTCAGCTACCGGCTCCAGCCGGGCGGCATCGTCGTCCGAGAGGGCGACGCCGACAATTGCTGTTGGCTTATCGAAGTCGGCGTCGTCCGGCAGCGTCACGCCGAGAAAGATCCGTAGCAGCCCGGTACCGACGTCCGCAGGCGAAAAGTAGCGCAGTCGGTCGCCGTACACCAACGTCTGGCCATTGTGAACGACGATAACTCTGGTGGCCTCGTCACGCCACAGTTCATCGAACAGTTCCGGGTTGTTCCGGTAGAGGTAAGCGCGGTCAAGAGCCGAACGAGACAAGCTGCGGTGCCTGAATCCGCCCCGTTCACCAGAGGCATTCGGCAGTGAGGGAGTGTGGTCGGATGTCATTGCCGGAATGCTGCTCATAACTCAACGGTACAAAACGCCGACGCGAATCGGCAGTTGGCCCACCCTCGGCCCACTGGCTGGTCTCGCGTCCGATGGGCTCTCACACTGTTTTCCGACTCACTGGAGGCAGGAGTGGGCAAAGCCAGCTGAATTGCATACGGTGAATGCCGTGACACTAACCCCTTTTCGCCTCGCTGCACTTGCCTCGGCCGCCCTTCCTGACTTTGCCCCCTCGAAGGTCACAATGTTGCCGCACAGCACCGACACTCTGGAAGCACTGGTCAGCGATGACGCGGGTAAACAGGTCACAATTAATGTCGCACTCAACGCGCTCGAAGCCCTACGCGGCGATGCGGAACGGAGCGTGCTCCTGATCCTGACCGACAAGGCGGCGGCAGATCTCCCATTCGCGCTGCCTGAGGTCCTGGGCCAGGCAAGTACCAGCGACGTCGGCTCGCTTCGGTTGAGCAGCAGCGATGATTCAGCGGACACGCATTTCGACGGCGAAGGCCAGGCTTTCATCTTTTCCGCGTTGCCGGGCTCCCCGCTAAGTCTCGAACAGCTGCGGCCGGGCCCCGGACTGACCGCTTCTCTTGGGCGGGCGCTGGCAGCAATTCACGAACTGAATCCGGACATAGTGCGTGATGCCGGTCTGCCCGACTATGACGCAGACAGCTACCGACAGCGCCGACTGGCCGAGGTCGATCAGGCCGCGGCTACCGGGAAAGTACCGGCACGGCTGCTCAACCGGTGGGAAAAGCAATTGGAGAACGTCGCGTTGTGGCGTTTTCAGCCGACGGTCTGCCATGGCGAGCTTTCCGAAGACCGGGTGCGGGCCGAAGGCGACCGCATAGTCGCGGTGACCGGCTGGGCTCAGCTTCGGGTTGCCGATCCAGCCGATGATCTGGCGTGGCTGATCGCGTCCTGTGACGGTACGGTCATCGATTCGATCATGGAGGCGTATTCGCAGGCCCGCGGCGAAGCGCCGGGACCGATGCTACGACGGCGGGCCGAGCTACTCAGCGAGCTTGCCCTGGTTGGCTGGCTGCTCTACGGCCTGAGCCAGAACGATCAGAACGTGATCGACGATGCGACCGACATGTTGGCCGAACTCGACGATCAACTGCATCGGGAAGAGGAGGCCGAACGCGAGGCGTCGGAGGCGGCGGCTTCCGAGGCTGACTCGCCCGAAGACCCGGAACAGAATCCAGGCGACGGACGTCAGGGCTACTGATCCCCCGGCACAAGCCACCCGCGCGAGTCACCAGCTGCTGGTAACCACGCGTGCGACTCAGCGCAGCCGGAAGAACAGTCACCGCTGGTAAGAGACAGCCACCGCAGCCGGAAGAACAGTCACCGCTGCTTGTAGTACTGGGCAAATCTGCTTTCGAGCTCGGCGGAATCAGGCAGGTCGGCGAGGCTCACCTCCTCGTTGGATCCCAGATAGAAGAACGTCGTGGTGATGTTCTGCAGCGGAACTGACTCCTGTTCGGAGAACGCCACCCGGTACAGGGCTAGCTGGAGTTCGGTGTGCGACCTTTCGGTGGGCGTGGGTGCTCTTCCGGTCTTCCAGTCGACCACCTCATATTGGCCAGCACCGTGATCGAAAATCGCGTCGATCTTCCCGGGTATCGTCAGCTCTCCGAGCTGGATCTCAAACACCCGCTCAACATCCATCGGCCTCAATGCAGCGAACCGTGAGGCGAGGAACGTAGTCTGCAGTTTCGCCAGGTTGGCCCGCCCCTGCGCACCGAGTCCGCCGTGATCGAATGGATCGCGGGCGACTTCTGCCTCGTCGAGCTCAAACAGCGCGGCCTGACCGTACCGCTGTTCCAGCCACTCATGGAAGGCGGTGCCGAGCCGGGCGGCATGCGACGGCGGCCGAGGCATCGGCCGCGCGATCGAAGCGGCTGCGGCCGCCGGATCCCTATCCACGGCAATCAACCGGGTGGGCGAGATTCTGCTCGGAAAGCTGACCGTCGCGGGTCCCCGGGACACAATGTCACGCTCGGCGAGCAGCAGGTCTATGTAATGGTTGACCGATCGCTCCGGGCCGGCAGCGACAGGAGGCTGGTCGGCCGTCTGCTCGGCCGCGTCCTGGGCGGGAGTCCGCTCGGCAGCTGCTCGCTCAAGACAACTCAGCACAAGATCGGCCGCATCGTCTCGCGCCGCAGGTTCCCGGCCGGTGCTACTGCCTGCAACGGGCGGCCATTCCTCCTCACGAGCGCGCAACTCGATCGGGTTTGCCTCACCCTTGACCGGCTGTTCCGGCCAATCGGAATCCGTGATCACGCCGCCGCCGACTAGTTCGGCGAGATAGGTCGATGGCTCGCGGGGGTTGACACCGGCACCCCAGAATGACGCGCTCAGCCATAGCGACGTTCGTGCCCGGGTAAGCGCCACATAGGCCAGCCGGCGTTCCTCGGCTCGGTGATGGTCGATGTTTCTGTCCTTGAAATCGTCGAGCGCATCGCGCAGATCGGCCTGGTGCTCGGCGTCCCGCCAGTGAAAACCGGGCAACTGATCCCGGTCACCGCGCAGCTCGGTTGGAATCTGCCCTAGCTGCAGCCAGCCGGAGGTTGCCTTGGGCTTGCCGGGGAACACTCCCTCGACCAGATCGGGGATCGCCACCGCATCCCATTCGAGTCCTTTGGATGCGTGCACTGTCAATAACTGAACCGCATCGGGATTCGGCTCCGCCGTCGGCAGCTGCAGTCCACGCTCCTCGCTCTGCGCGGCGTCCAGCCAGCTGATGAATGCACCAAGCGTCGGGGCGTCTCCCGAGCTGCTGAACTGGTACGCCACCTCGGCGAACGCATC is part of the Saxibacter everestensis genome and harbors:
- a CDS encoding ATP-dependent DNA helicase UvrD2 codes for the protein MTPDRLLEALDPEQREVATALNGPVCVLAGAGTGKTRAMTHRIAYGVASGIYKPTEVLAVTFTARAAGEMRSRLRELGAPTVQARTFHSAALRQLQYFWPQAIGGSIPRLAEHKAPLLAEAGHRLRINTDRATIRDLAAELEWAKVSMLTDATYAAAVAKKHRPMPAGLDVATMTSLLRVYEEVKIDRGVLDFEDVLLLMAGILTDHEDIARTVRSQYRHFVVDEYQDVSLLQQRLLDLWLGDRDDLCVVGDASQTIYSFTGASPEHLLGFTRRFDNATLVKLVRDYRSTPQVVSLANRLLATASGLGRLELIAARESGPQPVFKEFPDDEAEATGIARLVRQEVDSGTPASSIAILYRTNAQSAALEQSLAAAGVGYLVRGGERFFSRKEVREAMLLIRGAARSVAPGEPIGQNVRDVLGSLGWSEHPPETAGAVRERWESLQAIVALADEIAARESDVPPTLRDVITELEDRANNQHAPTVQGVTLASLHAAKGLEWASVYLVGLNEGLMPISFADTTEAVDEERRLLYVGITRAETRLTLSWSLSRSPGGRANRRVSRFIAQLRPTDTAGARSRPRPAAKNPTEGTARKPRSKKPLPTHCAGCGKLLHSVTERKLARCAECPPAYNEELFEALKAWRLRHAQEGNVPAFVVFTDVTLMAIAELCPSDLAALAEVPGVGPAKLERYGEQVLSAVSAHSGDAKNT
- the nudC gene encoding NAD(+) diphosphatase, encoding MSSIPAMTSDHTPSLPNASGERGGFRHRSLSRSALDRAYLYRNNPELFDELWRDEATRVIVVHNGQTLVYGDRLRYFSPADVGTGLLRIFLGVTLPDDADFDKPTAIVGVALSDDDAARLEPVAESWRALRDLATELSDRDIGALTELVAVSNWHRTHQFSPRTGTPTIPEQGGWVRRDPADNSEHFPRTDPAVIMAVIHPVGDDGEERILLAHNALFPSNRYSTLAGFVEPGESLESAVIREVFEETGVVVTDPRYLGSQPWPFPSSLMLGFFASAESTEIAIDGVEILDARWFTRGELFAAAASGEIELPGAASIAHQLIETWLGRPLP
- a CDS encoding phosphotransferase, which gives rise to MTLTPFRLAALASAALPDFAPSKVTMLPHSTDTLEALVSDDAGKQVTINVALNALEALRGDAERSVLLILTDKAAADLPFALPEVLGQASTSDVGSLRLSSSDDSADTHFDGEGQAFIFSALPGSPLSLEQLRPGPGLTASLGRALAAIHELNPDIVRDAGLPDYDADSYRQRRLAEVDQAAATGKVPARLLNRWEKQLENVALWRFQPTVCHGELSEDRVRAEGDRIVAVTGWAQLRVADPADDLAWLIASCDGTVIDSIMEAYSQARGEAPGPMLRRRAELLSELALVGWLLYGLSQNDQNVIDDATDMLAELDDQLHREEEAEREASEAAASEADSPEDPEQNPGDGRQGY